Proteins co-encoded in one Medicago truncatula cultivar Jemalong A17 chromosome 8, MtrunA17r5.0-ANR, whole genome shotgun sequence genomic window:
- the LOC11438538 gene encoding uncharacterized protein isoform X1 produces the protein MVCSSGNGRMKVIARLLAAGSFSQTVPDDFARQKSAAEYIHRQLRDADEANLLSEEDMHIYGERPMTDPLQLVCCKNCKRPVTDSQFAAHAELCRSLKLTEQTCLKLDGNTGNRKPPRKQRKKLSNSCATTAVVEQRRSESLDNIDTSGSQSHLNGRIRVAPSSNKVKATAVVEPRRSDSVNNIDTAVAQPHLNSRIRVAPFSSKVKDAASMLDDAGINGGNRVLQTSLTHPPAKRHKSIASTHLDVPERHGTESAVTKTVKLTNGITRKDLVEKTVPEHRDVVHKNVGQVHMKQQHVMKNDFPAPLATKIYYSQRTNRLRAAIRHMYFENLNEELCTDVAGQKTSPGEIVALQDSSLGDPSFQQMNNVLNKESHSAMLYSTQKSDHVPAKSSEVCLLKAGGVPSVGLSDQFVLDNVSRSAATNVGLTRGNFLPKAYSFASNTGNPLGTMQQTKGSVPVI, from the exons ATGGTGTGTTCATCTGGAAATGGGAGAATGAAGGTCATTGCAAGGCTTTTAGCCGCTGGAAGTTTCTCTCAAACTGTTCCAG ATGACTTTGCCAGACAGAAGTCAGCAGCTGAGTATATTCATAGACAACTACGTGACGCAGATGAAGCAAATTTGCTCAGTGAAGAAG ATATGCATATCTATGGTGAGAGACCCATGACTGATCCCTTGCAGCTG GTATGCTGCAAAAATTGCAAGAGACCAGTCACGGACAGCCAATTTGCCGCTCATGCAG AACTTTGTAGATCATTAAAGCTCACTGAACAAACTTGCTTGAAGCTTGATGGCAACACAGGGAATAGGAAACCTCCAAGGAAACAAAGGAAAAAGTTATCAAATTCTTGTGCAA CTACTGCAGTTGTTGAGCAGCGAAGGTCCGAGTCTTTGGATAATATTGACACTTCTGGGTCACAATCCCATTTGAATGGTCGAATTAGAGTGGCTCCATCTTCCAATAAGGTTAAAG CTACCGCAGTTGTGGAGCCGAGAAGGTCTGACTCTGTGAATAATATTGACACTGCTGTGGCACAACCCCATTTGAACAGTCGAATCAGAGTTGCTCCCTTTTCCAGTAAGGTTAAAG ATGCGGCATCTATGTTGGATGATGCTGGAATTAATGGTGGAAACAGAGTTCTCCAAACTTCATTAACACATCCTCCAGCAAAACGTCATAAATC GATAGCAAGTACACATCTTGATGTACCAGAAAGGCATGGAACAGAGTCTGCAGTGACAAAAACTGTGAAGTTAACAAATGGAATTACTC GGAAGGATTTGGTTGAAAAGACTGTTCCAGAACATAGAGATGTGGTCCATAAAAATGTTGGGCAGGTCCATATGAAGCAGCAGCACGTGATGAAAAATG attTTCCTGCACCTCTTGCCACAAAGATATATTATTCACAAAGGACCAACCGATTGCGTGCTGCTATTCGTCACATGTACTTTGAGAACTTGAATGAGGAATTATGTACTGATGTTGCGGGTCAAAAGACATCACCTGGAGAGATTGTTGCATTGCAAGATTCATCTCTGGGGGACCCTTCATTTCAACAAATGAACAATGTCCTCAACAAGGAG AGCCACTCGGCAATGTTGTACTCTACCCAAAAATCTGACCATGTTCCTGCAAAAAGCTCAGAAGTTTGCTTGCTTAAAGCTGGAGGTGTGCCTAGTGTTGGCTTGTCAGATCAGTTTGTTCTTGACAATGTTTCAAGGTCTGCTGCTACTAATGTTGGTTTAACAAGAGGCAATTTTCTTCCAAAGGCTTATTCTTTTGCAAGCAACACAG GAAATCCCCTAGGAACCATGCAACAAACAAAAGGCAGTGTTCCTGTTATTTAG
- the LOC11438538 gene encoding uncharacterized protein isoform X3 — protein MVCSSGNGRMKVIARLLAAGSFSQTVPDDFARQKSAAEYIHRQLRDADEANLLSEEDMHIYGERPMTDPLQLVCCKNCKRPVTDSQFAAHAELCRSLKLTEQTCLKLDGNTGNRKPPRKQRKKLSNSCAIVEQRRSESLDNIDTSGSQSHLNGRIRVAPSSNKVKATAVVEPRRSDSVNNIDTAVAQPHLNSRIRVAPFSSKVKDAASMLDDAGINGGNRVLQTSLTHPPAKRHKSIASTHLDVPERHGTESAVTKTVKLTNGITRKDLVEKTVPEHRDVVHKNVGQVHMKQQHVMKNDFPAPLATKIYYSQRTNRLRAAIRHMYFENLNEELCTDVAGQKTSPGEIVALQDSSLGDPSFQQMNNVLNKESHSAMLYSTQKSDHVPAKSSEVCLLKAGGVPSVGLSDQFVLDNVSRSAATNVGLTRGNFLPKAYSFASNTGNPLGTMQQTKGSVPVI, from the exons ATGGTGTGTTCATCTGGAAATGGGAGAATGAAGGTCATTGCAAGGCTTTTAGCCGCTGGAAGTTTCTCTCAAACTGTTCCAG ATGACTTTGCCAGACAGAAGTCAGCAGCTGAGTATATTCATAGACAACTACGTGACGCAGATGAAGCAAATTTGCTCAGTGAAGAAG ATATGCATATCTATGGTGAGAGACCCATGACTGATCCCTTGCAGCTG GTATGCTGCAAAAATTGCAAGAGACCAGTCACGGACAGCCAATTTGCCGCTCATGCAG AACTTTGTAGATCATTAAAGCTCACTGAACAAACTTGCTTGAAGCTTGATGGCAACACAGGGAATAGGAAACCTCCAAGGAAACAAAGGAAAAAGTTATCAAATTCTTGTGCAA TTGTTGAGCAGCGAAGGTCCGAGTCTTTGGATAATATTGACACTTCTGGGTCACAATCCCATTTGAATGGTCGAATTAGAGTGGCTCCATCTTCCAATAAGGTTAAAG CTACCGCAGTTGTGGAGCCGAGAAGGTCTGACTCTGTGAATAATATTGACACTGCTGTGGCACAACCCCATTTGAACAGTCGAATCAGAGTTGCTCCCTTTTCCAGTAAGGTTAAAG ATGCGGCATCTATGTTGGATGATGCTGGAATTAATGGTGGAAACAGAGTTCTCCAAACTTCATTAACACATCCTCCAGCAAAACGTCATAAATC GATAGCAAGTACACATCTTGATGTACCAGAAAGGCATGGAACAGAGTCTGCAGTGACAAAAACTGTGAAGTTAACAAATGGAATTACTC GGAAGGATTTGGTTGAAAAGACTGTTCCAGAACATAGAGATGTGGTCCATAAAAATGTTGGGCAGGTCCATATGAAGCAGCAGCACGTGATGAAAAATG attTTCCTGCACCTCTTGCCACAAAGATATATTATTCACAAAGGACCAACCGATTGCGTGCTGCTATTCGTCACATGTACTTTGAGAACTTGAATGAGGAATTATGTACTGATGTTGCGGGTCAAAAGACATCACCTGGAGAGATTGTTGCATTGCAAGATTCATCTCTGGGGGACCCTTCATTTCAACAAATGAACAATGTCCTCAACAAGGAG AGCCACTCGGCAATGTTGTACTCTACCCAAAAATCTGACCATGTTCCTGCAAAAAGCTCAGAAGTTTGCTTGCTTAAAGCTGGAGGTGTGCCTAGTGTTGGCTTGTCAGATCAGTTTGTTCTTGACAATGTTTCAAGGTCTGCTGCTACTAATGTTGGTTTAACAAGAGGCAATTTTCTTCCAAAGGCTTATTCTTTTGCAAGCAACACAG GAAATCCCCTAGGAACCATGCAACAAACAAAAGGCAGTGTTCCTGTTATTTAG
- the LOC11438538 gene encoding uncharacterized protein isoform X4: protein MVCSSGNGRMKVIARLLAAGSFSQTVPDDFARQKSAAEYIHRQLRDADEANLLSEEDMHIYGERPMTDPLQLVCCKNCKRPVTDSQFAAHAELCRSLKLTEQTCLKLDGNTGNRKPPRKQRKKLSNSCAIVEQRRSESLDNIDTSGSQSHLNGRIRVAPSSNKVKVVEPRRSDSVNNIDTAVAQPHLNSRIRVAPFSSKVKDAASMLDDAGINGGNRVLQTSLTHPPAKRHKSIASTHLDVPERHGTESAVTKTVKLTNGITRKDLVEKTVPEHRDVVHKNVGQVHMKQQHVMKNDFPAPLATKIYYSQRTNRLRAAIRHMYFENLNEELCTDVAGQKTSPGEIVALQDSSLGDPSFQQMNNVLNKESHSAMLYSTQKSDHVPAKSSEVCLLKAGGVPSVGLSDQFVLDNVSRSAATNVGLTRGNFLPKAYSFASNTGNPLGTMQQTKGSVPVI, encoded by the exons ATGGTGTGTTCATCTGGAAATGGGAGAATGAAGGTCATTGCAAGGCTTTTAGCCGCTGGAAGTTTCTCTCAAACTGTTCCAG ATGACTTTGCCAGACAGAAGTCAGCAGCTGAGTATATTCATAGACAACTACGTGACGCAGATGAAGCAAATTTGCTCAGTGAAGAAG ATATGCATATCTATGGTGAGAGACCCATGACTGATCCCTTGCAGCTG GTATGCTGCAAAAATTGCAAGAGACCAGTCACGGACAGCCAATTTGCCGCTCATGCAG AACTTTGTAGATCATTAAAGCTCACTGAACAAACTTGCTTGAAGCTTGATGGCAACACAGGGAATAGGAAACCTCCAAGGAAACAAAGGAAAAAGTTATCAAATTCTTGTGCAA TTGTTGAGCAGCGAAGGTCCGAGTCTTTGGATAATATTGACACTTCTGGGTCACAATCCCATTTGAATGGTCGAATTAGAGTGGCTCCATCTTCCAATAAGGTTAAAG TTGTGGAGCCGAGAAGGTCTGACTCTGTGAATAATATTGACACTGCTGTGGCACAACCCCATTTGAACAGTCGAATCAGAGTTGCTCCCTTTTCCAGTAAGGTTAAAG ATGCGGCATCTATGTTGGATGATGCTGGAATTAATGGTGGAAACAGAGTTCTCCAAACTTCATTAACACATCCTCCAGCAAAACGTCATAAATC GATAGCAAGTACACATCTTGATGTACCAGAAAGGCATGGAACAGAGTCTGCAGTGACAAAAACTGTGAAGTTAACAAATGGAATTACTC GGAAGGATTTGGTTGAAAAGACTGTTCCAGAACATAGAGATGTGGTCCATAAAAATGTTGGGCAGGTCCATATGAAGCAGCAGCACGTGATGAAAAATG attTTCCTGCACCTCTTGCCACAAAGATATATTATTCACAAAGGACCAACCGATTGCGTGCTGCTATTCGTCACATGTACTTTGAGAACTTGAATGAGGAATTATGTACTGATGTTGCGGGTCAAAAGACATCACCTGGAGAGATTGTTGCATTGCAAGATTCATCTCTGGGGGACCCTTCATTTCAACAAATGAACAATGTCCTCAACAAGGAG AGCCACTCGGCAATGTTGTACTCTACCCAAAAATCTGACCATGTTCCTGCAAAAAGCTCAGAAGTTTGCTTGCTTAAAGCTGGAGGTGTGCCTAGTGTTGGCTTGTCAGATCAGTTTGTTCTTGACAATGTTTCAAGGTCTGCTGCTACTAATGTTGGTTTAACAAGAGGCAATTTTCTTCCAAAGGCTTATTCTTTTGCAAGCAACACAG GAAATCCCCTAGGAACCATGCAACAAACAAAAGGCAGTGTTCCTGTTATTTAG
- the LOC11438538 gene encoding uncharacterized protein isoform X5, with product MVCSSGNGRMKVIARLLAAGSFSQTVPDDFARQKSAAEYIHRQLRDADEANLLSEEDMHIYGERPMTDPLQLVCCKNCKRPVTDSQFAAHAELCRSLKLTEQTCLKLDGNTGNRKPPRKQRKKLSNSCATTAVVEQRRSESLDNIDTSGSQSHLNGRIRVAPSSNKVKDAASMLDDAGINGGNRVLQTSLTHPPAKRHKSIASTHLDVPERHGTESAVTKTVKLTNGITRKDLVEKTVPEHRDVVHKNVGQVHMKQQHVMKNDFPAPLATKIYYSQRTNRLRAAIRHMYFENLNEELCTDVAGQKTSPGEIVALQDSSLGDPSFQQMNNVLNKESHSAMLYSTQKSDHVPAKSSEVCLLKAGGVPSVGLSDQFVLDNVSRSAATNVGLTRGNFLPKAYSFASNTGNPLGTMQQTKGSVPVI from the exons ATGGTGTGTTCATCTGGAAATGGGAGAATGAAGGTCATTGCAAGGCTTTTAGCCGCTGGAAGTTTCTCTCAAACTGTTCCAG ATGACTTTGCCAGACAGAAGTCAGCAGCTGAGTATATTCATAGACAACTACGTGACGCAGATGAAGCAAATTTGCTCAGTGAAGAAG ATATGCATATCTATGGTGAGAGACCCATGACTGATCCCTTGCAGCTG GTATGCTGCAAAAATTGCAAGAGACCAGTCACGGACAGCCAATTTGCCGCTCATGCAG AACTTTGTAGATCATTAAAGCTCACTGAACAAACTTGCTTGAAGCTTGATGGCAACACAGGGAATAGGAAACCTCCAAGGAAACAAAGGAAAAAGTTATCAAATTCTTGTGCAA CTACTGCAGTTGTTGAGCAGCGAAGGTCCGAGTCTTTGGATAATATTGACACTTCTGGGTCACAATCCCATTTGAATGGTCGAATTAGAGTGGCTCCATCTTCCAATAAGGTTAAAG ATGCGGCATCTATGTTGGATGATGCTGGAATTAATGGTGGAAACAGAGTTCTCCAAACTTCATTAACACATCCTCCAGCAAAACGTCATAAATC GATAGCAAGTACACATCTTGATGTACCAGAAAGGCATGGAACAGAGTCTGCAGTGACAAAAACTGTGAAGTTAACAAATGGAATTACTC GGAAGGATTTGGTTGAAAAGACTGTTCCAGAACATAGAGATGTGGTCCATAAAAATGTTGGGCAGGTCCATATGAAGCAGCAGCACGTGATGAAAAATG attTTCCTGCACCTCTTGCCACAAAGATATATTATTCACAAAGGACCAACCGATTGCGTGCTGCTATTCGTCACATGTACTTTGAGAACTTGAATGAGGAATTATGTACTGATGTTGCGGGTCAAAAGACATCACCTGGAGAGATTGTTGCATTGCAAGATTCATCTCTGGGGGACCCTTCATTTCAACAAATGAACAATGTCCTCAACAAGGAG AGCCACTCGGCAATGTTGTACTCTACCCAAAAATCTGACCATGTTCCTGCAAAAAGCTCAGAAGTTTGCTTGCTTAAAGCTGGAGGTGTGCCTAGTGTTGGCTTGTCAGATCAGTTTGTTCTTGACAATGTTTCAAGGTCTGCTGCTACTAATGTTGGTTTAACAAGAGGCAATTTTCTTCCAAAGGCTTATTCTTTTGCAAGCAACACAG GAAATCCCCTAGGAACCATGCAACAAACAAAAGGCAGTGTTCCTGTTATTTAG
- the LOC11438538 gene encoding uncharacterized protein isoform X2 produces MVCSSGNGRMKVIARLLAAGSFSQTVPDDFARQKSAAEYIHRQLRDADEANLLSEEDMHIYGERPMTDPLQLVCCKNCKRPVTDSQFAAHAELCRSLKLTEQTCLKLDGNTGNRKPPRKQRKKLSNSCATTAVVEQRRSESLDNIDTSGSQSHLNGRIRVAPSSNKVKVVEPRRSDSVNNIDTAVAQPHLNSRIRVAPFSSKVKDAASMLDDAGINGGNRVLQTSLTHPPAKRHKSIASTHLDVPERHGTESAVTKTVKLTNGITRKDLVEKTVPEHRDVVHKNVGQVHMKQQHVMKNDFPAPLATKIYYSQRTNRLRAAIRHMYFENLNEELCTDVAGQKTSPGEIVALQDSSLGDPSFQQMNNVLNKESHSAMLYSTQKSDHVPAKSSEVCLLKAGGVPSVGLSDQFVLDNVSRSAATNVGLTRGNFLPKAYSFASNTGNPLGTMQQTKGSVPVI; encoded by the exons ATGGTGTGTTCATCTGGAAATGGGAGAATGAAGGTCATTGCAAGGCTTTTAGCCGCTGGAAGTTTCTCTCAAACTGTTCCAG ATGACTTTGCCAGACAGAAGTCAGCAGCTGAGTATATTCATAGACAACTACGTGACGCAGATGAAGCAAATTTGCTCAGTGAAGAAG ATATGCATATCTATGGTGAGAGACCCATGACTGATCCCTTGCAGCTG GTATGCTGCAAAAATTGCAAGAGACCAGTCACGGACAGCCAATTTGCCGCTCATGCAG AACTTTGTAGATCATTAAAGCTCACTGAACAAACTTGCTTGAAGCTTGATGGCAACACAGGGAATAGGAAACCTCCAAGGAAACAAAGGAAAAAGTTATCAAATTCTTGTGCAA CTACTGCAGTTGTTGAGCAGCGAAGGTCCGAGTCTTTGGATAATATTGACACTTCTGGGTCACAATCCCATTTGAATGGTCGAATTAGAGTGGCTCCATCTTCCAATAAGGTTAAAG TTGTGGAGCCGAGAAGGTCTGACTCTGTGAATAATATTGACACTGCTGTGGCACAACCCCATTTGAACAGTCGAATCAGAGTTGCTCCCTTTTCCAGTAAGGTTAAAG ATGCGGCATCTATGTTGGATGATGCTGGAATTAATGGTGGAAACAGAGTTCTCCAAACTTCATTAACACATCCTCCAGCAAAACGTCATAAATC GATAGCAAGTACACATCTTGATGTACCAGAAAGGCATGGAACAGAGTCTGCAGTGACAAAAACTGTGAAGTTAACAAATGGAATTACTC GGAAGGATTTGGTTGAAAAGACTGTTCCAGAACATAGAGATGTGGTCCATAAAAATGTTGGGCAGGTCCATATGAAGCAGCAGCACGTGATGAAAAATG attTTCCTGCACCTCTTGCCACAAAGATATATTATTCACAAAGGACCAACCGATTGCGTGCTGCTATTCGTCACATGTACTTTGAGAACTTGAATGAGGAATTATGTACTGATGTTGCGGGTCAAAAGACATCACCTGGAGAGATTGTTGCATTGCAAGATTCATCTCTGGGGGACCCTTCATTTCAACAAATGAACAATGTCCTCAACAAGGAG AGCCACTCGGCAATGTTGTACTCTACCCAAAAATCTGACCATGTTCCTGCAAAAAGCTCAGAAGTTTGCTTGCTTAAAGCTGGAGGTGTGCCTAGTGTTGGCTTGTCAGATCAGTTTGTTCTTGACAATGTTTCAAGGTCTGCTGCTACTAATGTTGGTTTAACAAGAGGCAATTTTCTTCCAAAGGCTTATTCTTTTGCAAGCAACACAG GAAATCCCCTAGGAACCATGCAACAAACAAAAGGCAGTGTTCCTGTTATTTAG
- the LOC11439488 gene encoding uncharacterized protein, producing MGYIQYGRHSFTKILRSASATNVFRNSVRSPLGYAATTLPSCSHFHGKSLYSTASDARVVMELLKEVEKDRLREKNERLRAGLDTADIDAETEDGYDYMGVSSLIEKLEKEKLKETSELNRYEEPTDSDSDDEEDLDANQKKVDDFERKFRRHEEMIQNFTEADTLDDAYKWMQKIDKFEDKHFKLRTEYRVIGELMNRLKVVTEQKDRFILQHKLNRALRLVQWKEAYDPDNPANYGLIQQEQGGANMDTLEQSGFEKEDKPAQGDEDAADNDDEVEFDDMKEKDNILLAKLDVIDKRLEEKLAELEYTFGRKGKALEEEIKDLAEERNELTEKKRRPLFRKGFDVKLIDVNRTCKVTKGGQIFKYTAMLACGNYNGVVGFAKAKGPKAPDALSKAYEKCFQNLHYIERHEEHTIAHAIQTSYKKTKVYLWPASTATGMKAGRIVQTILHLAGFKNVKSKVVGQRNPHNTVKAVFKALNAIETPKDVQEKFGRTVVEKYLL from the exons ATGGGTTATATTCAGTATGGTAGACACAGTTTTACGAAGATATTAAGATCTGCAAGTGCAACCAATGTGTTTCGGAACTCCGTAAGATCACCTTTAGGGTATGCAGCCACTACATTACCTTCATGTTCCCATTTTCATGGCAAGAGTCTCTATTCCACTGCTTCTGATGCCAGAGTAGTGATGGAACTTCTTAAGGAGGTGGAGAAGGATAGGTTGAGAGAGAAGAATGAGAGATTAAGGGCTGGTTTAGACACTGCCGACATTGATGCCGAGACTGAGGATGGTTATGATTACATGGGTGTAAGTTCTCTCATTGAGAAGCTTGAAAAGGAGAAGCTTAAGGAAACCTCGGAATTGAACCGATATGAAGAGCCGACTGATTCTGATAGTGATGATGAGGAAGATCTGGATGCTAATCAGAAGAAGGTTGATGATTTCGAAAGGAAGTTCAGGAGGCATGAAGAAATGATTCAGAATTTCACCGAAGCGGATACGCTTGACGATGCTTATAAATGGATGCAAAAAATTGATAAGTTTGAGGACAAGCATTTTAAGCTTCGGACTGAGTATAGGGTTATTGGTGAACTCATGAATCGGCTTAAAGTGGTTACGGAGCAAAAGGATAGGTTTATTCTGCAGCATAAGCTTAATAGGGCTTTGAGATTGGTGCAATGGAAGGAAGCTTATGATCCTGATAACCCTGCCAATTACGGTCTCATTCAACAAGAACAGGGGGGGGCCAATATGGATACCTTGGAACAATCTGGatttgaaaaggaggataaacCCGCTCAAGGAGACGAAGATGCTGCTGACAACGATGATGAGGTAGAGTTTGATGAcatgaaagaaaaagacaacATATTATTGGCCAAACTTGATGTTATTGACAAGAGACTTGAGGAGAAGCTAGCTGAACTTGAGTATACGTTTGGAAGGAAGGGTAAGGCTCTAGAGGAAGAAATCAAAGATCTTGCAGAGGAGAGAAATGAGTTAACTGAGAAGAAAAGAAGACCACTTTTCCGGAAG GGTTTTGATGTAAAATTGATAGATGTGAACCGAACTTGTAAAGTCACAAAG GGAGGACAAATTTTTAAGTATACTGCTATGTTAGCATGTGGCAACTATAATGGTGTTGTTGGTTTTGCAAAAGCCAAAGGCCCTAAAGCTCCAGATGCTCTCAGTAAG GCATATGAGAAGTGCTTTCAGAATTTACATTATATAGAGCGACACGAGGAGCACACAATTGCGCATGCAATACAAACATCTTATAAAAAGACAAAG GTGTATCTCTGGCCTGCTTCCACTGCAACTGGCATGAAGGCCGGCAGAATAGTCCAAACCATACTACATTTAGCTGGTTTTAAGAATGTCAAGTCGAAG GTTGTTGGTCAAAGAAATCCTCATAATACAGTTAAGGCTGTCTTCAAAGCGCTTAATGCG ATTGAAACACCAAAGGATGTCCAAGAGAAGTTTGGCCGAACTGTGGTCGAGAAGTATTTGTTGTGA